One Phycisphaeraceae bacterium genomic window carries:
- a CDS encoding TolC family protein, producing the protein MLLLVGGCRGYEAAPLDLSAHRDAWRARTPSDDPVVEFARRLARSGEPGVFDLTDGLSLAEGEIVSLVFNPDLRLARLRAGVAAATAEHAGLWDDPQIGVDFLSLTESAPNPLVVTPGLSFTIPISGRLEAEKARADAALAAELTRVAEREWQTRVEVRKAWLRWSAALLRAEQTERLLASIESLVGSTARLAEAGEIVRTEAALFIIEQGSQRQSLLRARGEAAEAEQTLRSLMGLAPDAPLELVPTVVLQAAPEDMTPDAIAERNLTLVRLREEYEIAEQTLRREVRRQYPDLTIGPLAEFDRGDTLLGFSLALPIPILNANKQGIAEAHAERDLARAGFETAYERLTGSVAATRARLANFREQLEFIETDMAPMVDRQLTDARSLLQLGESGTLVLLESLTRVAQTRMAVIDARLGESLAIAELALLVGPPTTPTVQPSNPQLPNATEIAPLTHEGDAAREVNP; encoded by the coding sequence GTGCTGTTGCTGGTCGGCGGCTGCCGCGGCTACGAGGCCGCGCCGCTCGACCTGTCGGCGCACCGGGACGCGTGGCGGGCTCGAACGCCGTCTGATGACCCTGTCGTGGAGTTTGCTCGGCGTCTGGCTCGGTCCGGTGAGCCGGGTGTGTTCGACCTCACCGACGGGCTTAGTCTCGCCGAGGGTGAGATCGTGTCGCTGGTGTTCAACCCGGACCTGCGCCTTGCCCGGCTGCGGGCCGGGGTTGCGGCGGCGACGGCGGAGCATGCCGGGCTGTGGGACGACCCGCAGATCGGCGTCGACTTCCTGTCGCTGACAGAAAGCGCGCCCAATCCACTGGTCGTCACGCCCGGGTTGTCGTTCACGATCCCGATCTCCGGTCGGCTCGAAGCCGAGAAGGCCCGCGCGGACGCGGCGCTCGCTGCGGAGCTGACGCGGGTCGCCGAGCGGGAGTGGCAGACTCGTGTGGAGGTCAGAAAGGCGTGGCTGCGATGGTCGGCGGCTCTGTTGAGGGCCGAACAGACCGAGCGGCTGCTCGCGTCCATCGAGTCGCTCGTCGGTTCCACCGCGAGACTCGCCGAAGCGGGTGAGATCGTGCGGACCGAAGCGGCGCTGTTCATCATTGAGCAGGGGAGTCAGCGCCAGTCGCTCCTTCGCGCTCGGGGGGAGGCGGCTGAAGCCGAGCAGACTCTGCGATCTCTGATGGGGCTTGCCCCTGACGCGCCGCTTGAACTCGTGCCTACGGTCGTCCTGCAGGCGGCGCCCGAGGACATGACGCCCGACGCGATCGCAGAACGCAACCTCACGCTTGTACGGCTCCGCGAGGAGTATGAGATCGCCGAGCAAACGCTCCGGCGAGAGGTGCGCAGGCAGTATCCCGACCTGACGATCGGCCCCCTCGCCGAATTCGACCGGGGCGACACGCTCCTGGGCTTCTCGCTGGCGCTGCCGATACCGATCCTGAACGCGAACAAGCAGGGCATCGCCGAAGCCCACGCCGAGCGCGACCTGGCGCGGGCGGGGTTCGAGACCGCGTACGAGCGGCTCACCGGATCAGTCGCGGCGACCCGCGCGCGTCTCGCCAACTTCCGCGAGCAACTGGAGTTCATCGAGACAGATATGGCCCCGATGGTTGACCGGCAACTCACCGACGCGCGGAGCCTGCTCCAACTCGGCGAGAGCGGCACGCTCGTCCTCCTCGAAAGCCTGACGCGCGTCGCGCAGACGCGGATGGCCGTCATCGACGCGCGGCTGGGCGAGTCGCTCGCGATAGCGGAACTCGCCCTGCTCGTCGGTCCCCCTACGACGCCGACCGTCCAGCCATCGAACCCCCAACTCCCGAATGCGACCGAGATCGCCCCCCTGACGCACGAGGGCGACGCCGCCCGCGAGGTGAATCCATGA